The genome window atcgagcacagcaacaacaacagtcaacatctgcacgcaatgtgcagaagtgtagtatcagtacaaccgaccccatgtactgagtaagtaacaaacctagccgtaggttgaaagtagtgacgagcttccacctaggtcgggtccaaaacccatagtccacaacaatccataacaatataaagcaaataataccagaagtaactcagggataaaatactcagccaaataatgatttcaaaaatagtagttctttctttcaaatacatcagtgaaaacccaaatcgtttgccgaagttgccaataatatgaatagtttgaaaacaataaatttctccaaaaatcttttcaataataaataatatatttcattttccttccggataactcgtgtaaaacaaatgcatcactatgcccatctatcaaaatatgtgagaaatcatgaatgatgtgatgttgtacaacatgaggaaaaatacatctctatgcctgtatgtcatgtgtgcatgccaatgcgatgcaacacagtgataaaatcataaacaacccatcgggtagaacatcactcatatatagcccatcgggcaaacctcacagtcactcgtgccactcgggcatacctcacaatcactcttgccactcgggcatacctcatagtcactcttgccactcgggcatacctcacaatcactcttgcctcccagtcactcagcactcgcactcagtaggtacctgcgctcactgggggtgtgtacatactacggaggggctcctacaacccaagcgctataatctgcatggacaactcatgtgccataataataaagtatgctacaggcgggcagccccgatccacactcatcctcacaatcaggccctcggccgatatcaaacatgctgcggcgtgcagcccgatcccataaatatgcaacatgctgcggcatgcagtctgatcccataaatatcctcacaaatcaggcctcggcctcactcagtcataaacctctcaagcctctcggacatttcagtaaaacagggcattcggcccaaaatatttatatgcatcaaaatagagtcataaaactgagttatgatatgcaatgaaataaatatgactgagtatgaattttcaatttaaaacaaataattcacagcaatatgacctctgtgggtcccaataatactggcacatagcctcaatcatgatttttaatatgtttttcagcttaatttctctaactcataaaacgcatggaaaatgccaagatcatttaactacaaaattctacagaaacaattatgtcacaattctatagtgcacgcccacatgcccgtcacctagcatgtgcgtcacctcccaataattcacgaaatacatatattcagggttcataccctcaactccaagattagaagagttacttacctcgaacaagaaaaattcaatgtcgagcaagctaagcaatgctccagaaattctattATGCACTTATTGACTTCCAAACGGCTAGAATCTAGTCACAATGAGAgttgattcagtccacaaaaattataagaattaattccatatcaaaatacaaatattttccaaaaattgaaaattacgccccaaaaatcactcatggggtccacgtctcggaatttgataaaactcacaaaatccgaaccctcattcaaccacgagtccaaccataccaaaattactcaaatccaaccacaactcgaccttcaaatcctcaacttaaactaagagggttttcaaacttttccaacttaattcaccaattaaatgataaaaacaaccatggattcgggtaatttaaccaatattgagttaagaacacttatcccgttgttttctctgaaaatcacccaaatatcgcctcaatccgagctccaaatcattaaaaatgaaaaataggatgaagtcccattttctaaacttaaactttctgtccagacctcttttcttcgcgaacgcgacaggtccctcgcgttcacgaagcacaaaatatactgcccaacatttgctcttcacgaacgtgagacactgctcgcgaacgcgatgctttagagagcccttcttcgcgaacgcgagcaccccttcgcgaacgcgaaggcaaaaacccatgcccactatttttccctatgcgaacgcgatacccaaacgcgaacgcgatgcataaCCTAGCTCCTGTTCACAAACGCGAGaccccatcgcgaatgcgaagagtaaatcctgccaGCTTGAAATTcctattcgcgaacgcgagggcccactcgcgaacacgaaagagaaaatccgacaaatgcagcaacagatatctgCAATCccaccaaggccaaaaataatctgttaaccatccaaaactcacccgaacccctcgggacctcaaccaaatataccaacaagtcctaaaccatcatacggacttagtcgaaccctcaaatcacctcaaacaacgctaaaaccatgaattacccacttccaattcaagcctaatgaactttaaaatttctagtttctacaaacgattccggaacctatcaaatcacgtccgactgacctcaaattttgcacacaagtcataaatgacataacaaaggtattccaatttctagaatcagatttcgacctcgaaatcaaaaagtcaaccccctggtcaaacttcccaaaattaaattttcggcatttcaagtcttattccactacagacttccaaataatttttcggacatgctcctaagtcagaaatcaccatacaaagctattggaatcatcaaaatttaattccgaggtcgtttactcataagtcaatatccggtcaactatttcaacttaagcttccaacatgaaaattcatccttccaagctaactccgaaataccttaaaatcaaaaccgacaattcacacaagtcataatatctcgtaggaagttattcaagacttcaaatagttgaaaggagcgtaaataatcaaaacgaccggtcgggtcgttacagcgaGGAGCACCGAAAATGCCctgaggcgatggtgtggggcaaaAGTCTCGAGGCATATGCCCAGCAATTTGGGGCGTACACCTGGGCATTtgaggcgtaagccccagagacgttttcaaattaaaataaaatttattgaataagtccttcatacaatacccaaattttcaaaattcagcttggtaattactcaaaagttttaaaaaggaattgaaatgtattaaatttaaaagtcaagatattttttattgattgaagcctaaatcatggtctttcccaaatttttatcttgtccgctagtctgctaatatctcctaaAAGTAACAAATATTCAATTTGTTTTtgtacaaatacaaagagaacttcattctccttcatagcaataagttcaaagttcaaagttcaaactgcAGGTTAGTCAtcttttttgttcctccatgtagaaaactttattcttttcgactcaagttacttgtgcttctaagtatcgtataatagattattttgactagtttttgtGGGTATGGAGCACatctatatatattcacatatttatagtttttttaatttttatgcaattttacatgtttataaatatttactgtaattatattatattataaaatattataaattaaataCATATGGGGCTTACACCCCGTCcttcggggcttacgcctcgctgaggcatatgtaaaacgcctcgccttacgctcacaccttttaaaacactgctcaCTGTCACATGGCTCAGGTATTATCAACTCAAACTCATCCTAGAGGTCATTGAGGTTAGAGAAATAAACTGATACATTAGAAATGCCCTGTGTTAGGCAACTGATTTTCCTATTCATATGGTACACTTTAGTAGCATTAACTTTGTCAAAACAAACTTTACGTGCCTTCCAAACCTTCTGTGCATGTGAAGAGTACACAATTTCTTTCCTGAGTTCCTTAGCCACAGAACTTTGAATCCACGACTGCACTATGGCATTATAGCGATCCCACTGCCGCAATTGGAAGACATTCTTCTCGTACTGCTCTCTAGTGCAGGTTCCATTAACAAATCCGAGTTTATTTTTCACAAGGAGCGACACCTCCATAGATCGTCTCCATAATGAGTAATTTTCAGTTTTAATTAGTATTTGAGGAACAAGTGACGTCTCTGGTGTGTCTGAGGGATGGATATACAGTGGATCGTTACAATCGATTTGCTGATTGATTGCATGTGAAGATCCAACTGTAATTTGAGGTGAATTAAGCGTCATTTGAGCAGAGCATTGacagaaaaaaatcagatttggGGAAATCGAAGACGAAGAGAAGTAGAGATCAAAGAGCAGGTGAACTAAGGGAAAAGCATAGGAAATTGATCGGATGAAATGCTCGTTGCTCAGTCGCGAAGaaccatggctctgataccatgttgaaaTCTAGCCCTAGCTTTCGCCGTTGGTGAGTTTGAGCGAGAAAGAGGAGAAGAGACGATAGAGAGAGACAGAGAAATGAGAAGCAATTTTTCCGTTAGTTGTCGTAGACTGAAAATGAGTTGTACATCACCTATTTATCCTAACTAACACAACTAACTTCTTAACTAACTACCTTCTAGAAGCGTACTACATAAATACAGAAATGTACAACTATTTACAACTttaatttcaacaataacaaagcaAAATAATGCAAATTGACGACCTTTTTTTAATGCTCTTTAATAAGGATATTAAATAGTAGTTTCCGTATTATTctctcttcttccttttttttccttttgaaccTACACAATTTTGATCTCACTTTAATGCTGGTATTAAATAGTAATAAGTTTTCTATTCTTTTTTTCCTTTAAGCCAACATCAATCATTGTTCGTTAGGGATATTAATTGAAGAAAAAGTTTTCCACttgttctcttcttctttttcctttttatcatTTTGTAAAAAATAAACTTTAGTTATATTTACAATTTTATGCAACTTAAAATGTACTTGTAAAggataaaaaagacgaacgatattttGTTAAAAGACTTTGTGCTTTTAATAGtataaatatagatagatagatagatacatAGATACATACATAGTATGGGAATCGTGTCAATGGAAgggaaaaatatttaaaagagaaaaaataataaattttaaaaaataagaaaagacaAGATTTACGTGGTTGGATTAGAGAAAAAATGGATGGTAATGCTGGAGAAGTAGCTAATCCAGTGTGTCCTCAAACTTGTTGCGGCAGAGGTTACATGGCGCTGTGGCAATCATCATCCTACTGTTTGGGGAGACCATTTTCTTGCCTATGCTCATCTCTCGGTAAATTTGTATTTTAAGAACctcgtttcttttctttttttcttttttttgttttgcatATTCTTCTTGTTTTTAACACACTACTAGCGATGCCTTTGTTCATTTATTTTCAGTTGAAGCAGTTCTATTGATCCATCATCTATTTGTATATGTCGAAgtgtgtgaccatctcatctaaaattTTAAATTGTTAGAAATaacatgtttttatttatttaattgtgTCGCAACATGTCCCCCATGTGCGGATTTAATTCTTTTTCATGGGTCAAGCACATAATATTTTTTCCGATATTGAGTGTCAGTGAGATGAACTCACGATCTCTGACTGTTCTTATACCATATTGAAGTTTGTAACCATCTCGTCTAAAAGTTTGAACTGTTGTTAGAGTAAACACTTTTATTTACATAATTGTGTCTCAACAATAAATAATTTAGAGCACAAAGATATAAAAAAAAGTTATACTCTTTATTTACTCGCACAGGGAGCCAATGAATGGGAAAAGAAACAGCATGAACACCTAAGTGTTATGCTTCATTTCTATTGCTGATGATATCTATGATACCTATGGAACAATAGACGAACTAACTCTCCTAACAAATGCAATAGAAAggtatttcttttttcttttcttaacaTTAACAACTTAGCTTTTATTTTCCCATGTAGTAATGTGTACGCTAAATAAGAAATTTCATGAAAAATCTTACCTATATTTAAATGTAGGTGCAACATTGACGATGTTTCAGAACAGTTACCGTCATATATGAAGCTTTATTACCTAGCTCTTCTAGATGTTTACATTGAAATTGAGAAAGAGTTGGCAAAGGAAAACAACTCATTTCAAGTTAAATATTCCATAGCTGAGGTAAATTAATTTGTAGCAAATAGTTATTTAGATAATCTACCGAATTAAATTTTTTATGAGAATTCACGAGTCTGTGCTCTTAATTATATTCTTTCATATGAAAAAGTTGATTAATGCATATTTTTAATAGGCCAAATGGTATTATGGAAATAACGTCCCAACAATGGAACAGtatgtgaaaaataaaaatgaccgGTTAGGCATTGGAAATGAAGCAACGAAGGAGGCACACGACTGGCTTGCAAGTGAACCTCTAATTTTGGTTGCTTCTTCTATCATTGTTAGATTATCAAATGATATTGTATCACATGAGGTATATTATAATTACGAAATAAGTTTTGTAGTTTTTAGTTCAACAAATACTACGCTTATTCCTTGTCGTACTTATGAGTTCAATATAAGTTATTGTGCGAGCTTAATATATAGTTGATCAAGGCCTTAAGAGGCAGATCCAGAAATTTCAATTTTGTGGGTGCAGACTTAGGTTTTAACCGCTGAACCCATCACCTTGTTTGAATTATGGGGTCACACTTCAATATTTTCAGCAATTCTAATGGTTTTTGCACAAATAAGTTTAGACTAAAATTACGGGTTCATACCATTTTTTGTCTAATGCTTGTCGCTCTTATGGATATGCAGAGAGAGCAAGAAGGAGGAGATATATCAGGTGTCGAATGTTACCTGAATGAATATGGCGTCACAAAGGAAGACGCATACGTGGAGATTAGGAAAATAATGGATAATAGTTGGAAGGATTTGAATCGAGAATGCCTAAAACGTACAGTTGTACCTAGGATTTTGCTCATGCCAGTGCTCAACCTTGCTAGGATGTCGGAGTTCTCATACAAAGATGAAGATTCTTATACTATTTCCAAAAATGACTTGAGAGATATCATCTCTGAGGTGCTAGTTGATCCCATTACAATATGAAAACTtgaaaagcaaaaacaaaaagaaaatggaaTAAAAAAGAAAACACGTATTGTAATTCTctagaatgcttatatttttattttcaattagTTTATTTCGGTTGAAAGGAGAATATGATATATATGTACTATATGTCATTATATTTGTAATAAAAGAAGTTCCTAATTTATTTGTGTcaatgatgttttatacttcaatgccacacaagaggggTAATttatgtggtgtccaattttcgcgtgcactgattatagaaggacctgattcttctaagtgttccttatactactgttgcagaaatagaaaatgcggaaagtaaagaacacaagtatttttacgtggaaaatacccggctcaaaaggtaaaaaaatcacgacctactactcagtaggattttctccaacacttcactaaatcaataagccaaaacagcatttacaaaactctttgtaaacctaaggattaactctaatcccattgtggcaaccagcctctaactgttgcgacaacttcaagttatctctaacttgaatacttagAGTACCTAATataattgcttctagataaagttgaaaggtataatttgaaaacacctactactattgaactagaataaaagacagacggttggaactggttcttctatttggttcatgtagcttcaggttcgcacacttgaatcacacaaaaaatgtttgcaaaatgccttgctattttgctctcaactcacgtttaatcTTCAGCTTTTGTGcatacctgtagaatgagaacatcctgcaatttatagagtagaataagaaataactaaagttctaatgctactcttcattggtagaagagttctagttatccacAACTTCTAattcctcccttatcttggatagttctctctttgagtaaggagtccttctccttatcaattatgcaacctttttgatcatgaaatatcagatataacaagttaagtttatctccttcacgtgcatcccttatgctcgaatctgcccgtgtctgtgtacacaggggatggacctggttcaagcctgagttcctttgtcaatcttcaaaacaaacttcacttgggtCAACAAATTCCCCCCCTTTTAATGATGACAAACTCTATTCTTTTCATAAGCATAGGCCATGTTTCAACTCAGCTTAACATCAACAAAATGTTAGAACATTTTACCTTTTTAAagtcacttatcatcaaggaccaggttcattaggttataaacatcacagtccaaaaTAAAAGCACAACCTAATTCCcttttttggcatcatcgaaaagttgcataataatgttagataaccagattttaattgAAATTACTCATcgccactggggctacttcaaatgtaATTATGGAGTCAAATATCATCGatcaatctaaggatattagccatctaagaaatatcaacaaacagttagagctaaaatattaaatttcattgattgataagatcttaccacaaagcataaaaagaaataaaaatactggaTTATGAgaaaaagaagcaaaagaaaTCCCGAACTGGGTCAGtggttgatctacactaggctaggaggcttaaggctaggaaggaccaggttcttggtttttggcttggagcAGTTTTAGCATATTCTAaagaatgtcatcattcttctccttttattTTGCCAGCTCagctctgagagcatctctctcagtctccacctcTGCTAACCTCTTCTTCAACCTATTAATCTcaacatccttagccccactttcttgcaccaaaGTTCGTACTTTGCTGTTCAGtggtacctttttggatgaaccaggttctttgggagtgatttggacttcatagtcacaagcagttAGAGTGTTtgccccaaaatgatccttgTTTGTACCAACTTCCCATTTCTTTATGGATACCTTATAGTATGCAAGTACAGTTATGAGAATAAAACCATAGGATATGGCGTGAGTTTTGGTGCCATTCagaaccctatcaagaagctggATGATGAATCCAGACAAATTGATTTGCCTCCCACTGTCCAAACATTCtataaggaccaggtccatgaatTTGGCAATGTGCCTCCTTTCCTGCCTTGGCAATACACATTTGTTAACAAATTCGAATAACACTTTGTGGGGTGGattcatctcacttttgtaaaTAGCCTTGGGCTCAAGCTCCTCTTCATTGCCACCAAACTTCTTTCTAATGGCAAGGACAATAGGGAGATTCTTTAGACTTGGCCATTTGAGCTTCTTATAATCATTATACCCTTCACCAGGCATACCTAAAATCTCTCCCAGTTCTTTATCATCAAAAGTCATTGTCACCCCCTTTACCACAGTGGTGACCCTACCATCTTTGATCTCACAGTTTGCAatgaactccacaatctcagTAATGGCAGCCTTCAATCCATCTGAAGGACTATGTCTTTCCAACCTTGCAATTGTAACTTCTCCAGCAGCAGTAACATACCTTCCTCATCCAAGTCTCTAAGGAGTCTGCCTTTCAAGATAGT of Nicotiana tomentosiformis chromosome 7, ASM39032v3, whole genome shotgun sequence contains these proteins:
- the LOC138895297 gene encoding uncharacterized protein encodes the protein MTLNSPQITVGSSHAINQQIDCNDPLYIHPSDTPETSLVPQILIKTENYSLWRRSMEVSLLVKNKLGFVNGTCTREQYEKNVFQLRQWDRYNAIVQSWIQSSVAKELRKEIVYSSHAQKVWKARKVCFDKVNATKVYHMNRKISCLTQGISNVSVYFSNLNDL
- the LOC138895298 gene encoding sesquiterpene synthase 15-like, yielding MKLYYLALLDVYIEIEKELAKENNSFQVKYSIAEAKWYYGNNVPTMEQYVKNKNDRLGIGNEATKEAHDWLASEPLILVASSIIVRLSNDIVSHEREQEGGDISGVECYLNEYGVTKEDAYVEIRKIMDNSWKDLNRECLKRTVVPRILLMPVLNLARMSEFSYKDEDSYTISKNDLRDIISEVLVDPITI